A single Ochrobactrum sp. BTU1 DNA region contains:
- a CDS encoding hydantoinase B/oxoprolinase family protein: MREPIMSGTGSGVWDFWIDRGGTFTDVIGRDPGGTLHARKVLSENPSAYRDAAVHGIRLHLGLKTGEPVPAGLIGEVRMGTTVATNALLERKGERLALVTTKGFRDALRIGYQERKNIFATEIIKPESLYDSVTELNERIHADGTVEQALDSTEAEAALRSLKDQGYKSIAIALMHAYKFPAHEAEIARIAREIGFEQVSVSHEVSPLIKLVGRGDTTVVDAYLSPVLRRYVAQVSNELDVQRTGARVMFMMSSGGLTAADLFQGKDAILSGPAGGVVGLARTGETAGFGQVIGFDMGGTSTDVAHFDGEYERAFETEVAGVRVRAPMMLIHTVAAGGGSILHYDAGRFRVGPDSAGANPGPACYRNGGPLAVTDANVMLGKLIPDYFPAIFGPEQNQPLDVERVRTLFTALSNEIGDGRSPESVADGFIRIAVANMVEAIKKISVQRGYDVTRYALSCFGGAGGQHACLVADALGMKNILLHPMSGLLSAYGMGLADIRATRQKALGVSLDASAPAALKALGEELVLECVAELATQGIEQAAIQRHLRAHIRYAGTDTVLSIEATFPAEDDSDRLRSEFETAHKRRFGFIAENKALVIDAVEVEAVGGGAGETETSLPLESDLEAETAKRARFFSQGDFHDAGVVIREQIQRGQTVTGPAIIIEKNQTIVIEDGWQARLTNYDHIVLTRIKALPSRSAIGTEADPVMLEIFNNLFMSIAEQMGVTLQNTAYSVNIKERLDFSCAVFDAEGNLVANAPHMPVHLGSMDASVATAIRENKDIKPGDVFLINAPYNGGTHLPDLTVCTPVFDDDNREIRFWVASRGHHADIGGIAPGSMSPLAVNIEQEGVYIDNFKLVDRGTFREDDLSALLTGATYPVRNLTQNVNDLKAQIAANEKGVAELKKIIGLFGEDVVKAYMGHVQDNAAESVRRVLDKLPDGHFTYEMDQGCQIVVRVTIDRDKREATVDFTGTSEQRPDNFNAPEPVTRAAVLYVFRVLVEGDIPMNAGCLRPIKIIVPQGSMLSPRFPAAVVAGNVEVSQAVTNCLFGATKAMAAAQGTMNNLTFGNDEYQYYETICSGAPAGPGFNGADAVHTHMTNSRLTDPEILETRFPVLLEDFHVREGSGGKGKWHAGDGTKRTIRALKTLGFAILSGHRRVAPFGLEGGEAGQTGRNEVRRKDGTIEVLGNCDQTVLEAGEAFTVITPTGGGFGKA; the protein is encoded by the coding sequence TTCACGGCATCCGTTTGCATCTCGGCCTCAAGACGGGTGAGCCGGTTCCGGCTGGGTTGATCGGCGAAGTGCGCATGGGTACGACCGTTGCTACCAATGCGCTTCTCGAGCGCAAGGGCGAGCGGCTGGCACTTGTCACCACCAAGGGCTTCCGCGACGCTCTGCGCATCGGATATCAGGAACGCAAAAACATCTTTGCAACCGAGATCATTAAGCCGGAATCGCTGTATGACAGCGTAACCGAACTTAATGAGCGTATCCACGCCGATGGGACTGTCGAGCAGGCACTTGATAGCACTGAAGCAGAAGCAGCACTCCGTTCGTTGAAAGATCAGGGCTATAAATCTATCGCGATTGCCCTCATGCATGCCTACAAGTTCCCGGCGCACGAAGCTGAAATCGCACGCATTGCCCGTGAGATCGGCTTCGAGCAGGTTTCAGTTAGCCATGAAGTCTCGCCGCTGATCAAGTTGGTGGGTCGTGGCGACACAACAGTCGTCGATGCTTATCTGTCACCAGTCCTTCGACGCTATGTCGCACAGGTTTCCAACGAACTCGACGTTCAGCGCACCGGCGCACGCGTCATGTTCATGATGTCTTCTGGCGGCCTTACGGCAGCTGACTTGTTCCAGGGTAAGGACGCCATTCTTTCCGGCCCAGCTGGCGGTGTTGTTGGCCTTGCACGCACAGGCGAGACGGCGGGATTTGGACAGGTCATAGGTTTCGATATGGGCGGCACATCGACTGACGTTGCCCATTTTGATGGTGAATACGAGCGCGCATTCGAAACGGAAGTTGCTGGCGTTCGTGTCCGCGCGCCGATGATGCTGATCCACACTGTTGCTGCTGGCGGCGGCTCGATCCTGCATTATGATGCCGGGCGCTTCCGCGTGGGCCCGGATTCAGCAGGCGCCAATCCTGGCCCAGCCTGTTACCGAAATGGTGGCCCGCTTGCTGTTACTGACGCTAATGTCATGCTCGGCAAACTGATCCCTGATTATTTTCCGGCTATCTTTGGCCCCGAACAGAACCAGCCGCTTGATGTGGAACGCGTTCGCACGCTTTTTACTGCTCTTTCTAATGAAATTGGCGACGGCCGCTCACCAGAATCGGTTGCCGATGGCTTCATTCGCATTGCTGTTGCGAATATGGTCGAAGCGATCAAGAAGATCTCCGTACAGCGTGGCTATGACGTCACCCGTTATGCATTGAGCTGCTTTGGCGGTGCTGGTGGCCAGCACGCCTGCCTCGTCGCAGATGCACTTGGAATGAAGAACATTCTTCTTCATCCAATGTCCGGCCTGCTCTCCGCTTATGGCATGGGCCTGGCCGACATTCGCGCCACTCGGCAGAAGGCGCTCGGCGTGTCGCTCGATGCATCCGCTCCAGCAGCACTGAAAGCACTTGGTGAAGAACTGGTCTTGGAATGTGTGGCAGAACTTGCGACGCAGGGCATCGAACAAGCCGCAATTCAGCGTCATCTTCGTGCGCATATCCGCTACGCAGGCACCGACACGGTACTTTCCATCGAAGCAACCTTCCCTGCCGAGGACGATTCCGATCGTCTGCGCAGCGAATTCGAAACCGCGCACAAGCGCCGCTTCGGCTTCATTGCAGAAAATAAGGCACTGGTAATCGATGCGGTTGAAGTCGAAGCAGTCGGCGGCGGTGCGGGAGAAACCGAGACCAGCCTGCCACTTGAAAGCGACCTTGAGGCTGAAACAGCCAAGCGCGCACGTTTCTTCTCGCAAGGTGATTTCCACGATGCTGGTGTCGTTATTCGCGAGCAGATTCAGCGTGGCCAGACCGTAACCGGACCTGCAATCATTATCGAAAAGAACCAGACGATCGTTATCGAAGATGGCTGGCAGGCACGCCTCACCAACTACGATCACATCGTTCTTACCCGCATCAAGGCTTTGCCGTCACGCAGCGCGATCGGCACTGAAGCCGATCCGGTCATGCTAGAGATTTTCAACAATCTCTTTATGTCGATTGCAGAGCAGATGGGCGTGACGCTCCAGAACACCGCCTACTCTGTCAATATCAAGGAACGTCTCGATTTCTCCTGTGCCGTATTCGACGCCGAGGGTAATCTGGTTGCCAATGCGCCGCATATGCCTGTGCATCTTGGTTCGATGGATGCTTCTGTTGCAACCGCAATCCGCGAGAACAAGGATATCAAGCCGGGCGACGTATTCCTGATCAACGCGCCTTACAATGGTGGCACTCACCTGCCTGACCTGACAGTCTGCACACCGGTTTTCGATGACGATAATCGCGAGATCCGCTTTTGGGTTGCAAGCCGCGGCCACCATGCTGATATCGGCGGCATCGCCCCTGGTTCGATGTCGCCGCTGGCGGTTAATATCGAGCAGGAAGGCGTCTATATCGACAACTTCAAGCTCGTTGATCGCGGCACCTTCCGTGAAGATGATCTTTCAGCTCTCCTGACCGGAGCAACCTATCCGGTGCGCAATCTAACGCAGAACGTCAATGATCTTAAAGCTCAGATTGCCGCCAATGAAAAAGGTGTAGCTGAGCTGAAAAAGATCATTGGTCTCTTCGGTGAAGACGTAGTGAAAGCCTATATGGGACACGTTCAGGACAATGCAGCTGAGAGCGTGCGCCGCGTGCTCGACAAGTTGCCTGATGGGCATTTCACCTACGAGATGGATCAGGGTTGCCAGATAGTAGTTCGCGTCACTATCGACCGTGATAAGCGCGAGGCGACAGTTGACTTCACCGGCACATCAGAACAGCGTCCAGATAACTTCAACGCGCCAGAACCTGTAACACGCGCTGCCGTGCTTTACGTGTTCCGCGTGCTTGTTGAAGGCGATATTCCGATGAACGCGGGCTGTTTGCGGCCGATCAAGATCATTGTTCCACAGGGATCGATGCTTTCGCCACGCTTCCCGGCAGCTGTTGTTGCGGGCAATGTGGAAGTCAGTCAGGCCGTCACCAACTGTCTGTTTGGCGCGACCAAAGCCATGGCAGCAGCACAAGGCACTATGAACAACCTGACATTCGGCAATGATGAATATCAGTATTACGAAACCATCTGCTCCGGCGCACCAGCCGGACCGGGCTTCAATGGTGCCGATGCGGTCCATACGCATATGACCAATTCTCGCCTTACCGATCCGGAAATTCTGGAAACACGTTTCCCCGTGCTTCTAGAAGATTTCCATGTTCGGGAAGGATCAGGCGGCAAAGGTAAATGGCACGCAGGCGACGGCACGAAGCGCACGATCCGTGCGTTGAAGACGCTCGGCTTCGCGATCCTTTCAGGCCATCGCCGTGTTGCCCCTTTCGGTCTGGAAGGTGGTGAAGCCGGTCAGACCGGACGCAACGAAGTTCGTCGCAAGGATGGTACTATTGAAGTGCTGGGCAACTGCGATCAAACTGTACTTGAAGCAGGAGAAGCCTTCACTGTCATAACGCCAACAGGCGGCGGATTCGGGAAAGCTTAA